One Synechococcus sp. PROS-9-1 DNA window includes the following coding sequences:
- the fabD gene encoding ACP S-malonyltransferase, with amino-acid sequence MTIAWVFPGQGSQKSGMAAPVLTLPGAEERFALASRLLGRDLLAICQGEADAQTDPSDLNDTRNTQPALFVVESLIVDELRRQEREPAFVAGHSLGELVALYAAGVFDVTTGLELMQRRSELMAAAGGGAMTAVIGFDRDQLESLVNSTDGVVIANDNSAAQVVISGNPEDVKSVSEQLTCKRAIPLAVSGAFHSPLMAEAAAAFKVHLEGLAFEDARFPVLSNTDPTPCTDASQLKQRLSQQMTTGVRWRETMETLTSAGVDTLIEVGPGNVLSGLAKRAMSGVTTAQLSSSADLGL; translated from the coding sequence ATGACGATTGCCTGGGTGTTCCCCGGACAGGGGTCTCAGAAGTCGGGCATGGCTGCGCCCGTGCTGACCCTTCCCGGAGCGGAAGAACGATTTGCACTTGCTTCCCGCCTACTTGGCAGAGATTTACTAGCGATCTGCCAAGGAGAGGCCGATGCGCAAACCGATCCCTCCGATCTCAACGACACCCGCAACACCCAGCCAGCGCTATTCGTCGTTGAAAGCCTGATTGTGGATGAACTGCGCAGGCAGGAGCGCGAGCCAGCGTTTGTCGCTGGCCACAGCCTCGGAGAACTCGTGGCGCTTTACGCCGCTGGTGTCTTTGATGTGACCACAGGCCTTGAGTTGATGCAGCGGCGGTCAGAACTCATGGCAGCCGCTGGAGGCGGAGCGATGACTGCCGTGATCGGCTTTGACCGCGATCAGCTTGAAAGCCTTGTCAACAGCACGGATGGCGTGGTGATCGCCAATGACAACAGCGCTGCTCAGGTCGTGATCTCAGGAAACCCGGAGGATGTAAAAAGTGTGAGTGAGCAACTCACCTGCAAGCGCGCGATTCCCCTGGCTGTTTCTGGAGCTTTCCACTCGCCCTTGATGGCAGAAGCGGCTGCAGCCTTCAAGGTCCACCTGGAGGGCCTGGCTTTTGAAGATGCTCGCTTCCCTGTGTTGAGCAACACCGATCCAACCCCCTGTACCGACGCTTCTCAACTAAAGCAACGCTTGTCTCAGCAGATGACCACGGGCGTTCGCTGGAGAGAAACCATGGAGACACTGACATCAGCGGGGGTCGACACTTTGATCGAAGTGGGGCCAGGGAATGTGCTCAGTGGCCTTGCCAAAAGGGCGATGAGTGGTGTCACGACCGCCCAGCTCTCGAGCTCCGCTGATTTAGGTCTCTAA
- a CDS encoding cation-translocating P-type ATPase, which translates to MRSAVVTNSANATKSSPTMLLDVDGMKCGGCVRSVERTLLDQPGVCEASVNLVTRSAWLRFEDDADADLDGVVEALTARGFSAHLRETNAFGSSLEADRSWGWWQQWRQLIVALVLLVLSVVGHLAEAGTVNVPPLGSLPFHAGLATVALVGPGRPILIAGWRSARMGVPTMDTLVSLGVGSAYLASLVALAWPQVGWPCFFNEPVMLLGFVLLGRFLEERARRRTGRALQDLAALQPDGARLLMDDGTIREVSVSALRPGEHVQLLAGDRVPVDGIVREGHSAVDLSSLTGEPLPLDASPGAELSSGSLNLEATLIIEVQRIGRETALARIIDLVEQAQARKAPIQGLADRVAGQFCYAVVSFAILTFLFWWQVGCRLWPQVLDVPVALMDHGHAHGLHGSLGAGAETPLGLALQLSIAVLVVACPCALGLATPTVITVSSGLAAKQGWLFRGGDVIELAASVQRMVFDKTGTLTLGRPLVDSVLASEDPPQTLQLAASLEQTSRHPLAHALLQEVQRLQLPLLGVESSRTTPGAGMEGRLQGVDGLVRVGSPEWLRDQGVFWTEQQQQTLDAAVQRGQSLMAVALAETPLGLVTVDDRLRPDASLAIQRLRDQGQSVAMLSGDRRQTVERVGRELGFADADLAWQLLPHQKLERLELLREQGAVAMVGDGINDAPALAAADLGIAVGTGTQIAQDTADLVLLGDRLEAVPEALCLARRTMSKIRQNLIWAFGYNLIALPIAAGVLLPGFGLLLSPPLAALLMAFSSVSVVLNALSLRLR; encoded by the coding sequence ATGCGTTCTGCCGTTGTGACAAATTCCGCTAACGCCACAAAGTCCTCTCCCACGATGCTTCTAGACGTGGACGGCATGAAGTGCGGTGGTTGCGTGCGTTCTGTCGAGCGCACGCTCCTGGATCAACCCGGGGTGTGTGAAGCCAGCGTGAATCTGGTCACTCGCAGCGCTTGGCTTCGTTTTGAAGACGATGCCGATGCTGATCTTGATGGTGTCGTTGAGGCGTTAACGGCGCGAGGTTTCAGTGCCCATCTTCGAGAGACGAATGCGTTCGGTTCATCGCTGGAGGCTGATCGCAGTTGGGGGTGGTGGCAGCAGTGGCGTCAGTTAATCGTTGCTCTTGTCTTGCTCGTGTTGTCCGTGGTGGGTCACCTGGCTGAAGCCGGAACCGTCAACGTTCCACCTCTTGGCTCGCTTCCTTTCCACGCAGGCTTGGCCACTGTGGCTTTGGTGGGGCCCGGCCGACCCATCCTGATCGCCGGATGGCGATCCGCCCGCATGGGGGTGCCAACGATGGACACCTTGGTGAGCCTTGGGGTGGGCAGTGCCTACCTGGCCAGCTTGGTCGCTTTGGCTTGGCCTCAGGTGGGTTGGCCCTGCTTCTTCAACGAGCCAGTGATGCTCTTGGGTTTTGTGCTGCTAGGACGCTTTCTGGAAGAGCGGGCGCGCCGTCGCACGGGCCGTGCACTGCAGGACTTAGCGGCTCTCCAGCCAGATGGTGCTCGGCTGTTGATGGACGATGGCACGATCCGTGAGGTGTCTGTTTCGGCGCTGCGCCCAGGAGAGCATGTGCAGCTTTTGGCCGGCGACCGCGTCCCAGTGGATGGAATCGTGCGTGAAGGGCATTCGGCTGTGGATCTCTCCAGCCTCACTGGGGAACCCTTGCCTTTGGATGCCTCTCCAGGCGCTGAGCTCAGTTCAGGCAGCCTCAATTTGGAGGCAACCTTGATCATTGAGGTGCAGCGGATTGGTCGCGAAACCGCCTTGGCTCGGATTATTGATCTGGTGGAGCAAGCTCAGGCAAGGAAGGCACCGATTCAGGGTCTTGCCGATCGCGTGGCCGGCCAGTTTTGTTACGCGGTGGTGAGTTTTGCCATTCTCACCTTCCTGTTTTGGTGGCAGGTCGGTTGTCGACTTTGGCCTCAGGTCCTGGATGTTCCTGTCGCGTTGATGGATCACGGCCATGCGCATGGTCTGCATGGCTCTCTTGGTGCGGGAGCTGAGACGCCACTTGGTCTCGCTCTCCAACTCTCCATTGCGGTGCTTGTGGTGGCTTGCCCCTGTGCTCTTGGATTGGCTACTCCCACCGTGATCACCGTCTCATCAGGCTTGGCAGCAAAGCAGGGCTGGTTGTTTCGAGGCGGAGATGTGATCGAGTTGGCAGCCTCCGTGCAGCGCATGGTGTTCGATAAAACAGGCACGCTCACGCTCGGGCGGCCCCTGGTTGATTCGGTGTTGGCCAGCGAGGATCCCCCTCAAACGCTTCAGTTGGCGGCCAGCCTTGAGCAGACGAGCCGGCATCCACTCGCCCATGCGTTGTTGCAGGAGGTGCAACGGCTGCAGTTGCCTCTTCTAGGGGTTGAATCCAGCCGAACCACTCCTGGTGCAGGGATGGAGGGTCGTTTGCAGGGAGTGGATGGCCTGGTACGCGTTGGCTCTCCAGAATGGCTACGTGATCAAGGTGTGTTCTGGACGGAGCAACAGCAACAAACGCTTGATGCTGCTGTCCAGCGTGGCCAGTCGTTAATGGCTGTTGCTTTGGCCGAGACTCCTCTTGGCCTCGTGACCGTCGACGATCGACTTCGTCCGGATGCATCGCTCGCTATCCAGCGCTTACGAGACCAGGGTCAGTCTGTCGCCATGTTGAGTGGCGATCGTCGCCAGACCGTTGAACGGGTGGGACGTGAGCTTGGTTTCGCTGACGCCGATTTGGCTTGGCAGCTGTTGCCGCATCAAAAACTTGAACGGCTTGAGCTTTTGCGAGAGCAGGGTGCTGTGGCAATGGTGGGTGACGGAATTAACGATGCCCCTGCGTTGGCGGCAGCTGACCTCGGCATCGCCGTGGGCACAGGCACTCAGATCGCTCAGGACACGGCCGACCTTGTGTTGCTTGGTGACAGGCTTGAGGCGGTCCCTGAAGCGCTTTGCTTGGCGAGGCGAACGATGTCCAAAATTCGTCAGAACTTGATTTGGGCTTTTGGTTACAACCTCATTGCCTTGCCGATTGCGGCTGGTGTGCTTTTGCCCGGCTTTGGTCTCCTGTTGTCCCCGCCTTTGGCAGCCTTGCTCATGGCATTTAGCTCGGTGTCTGTGGTGCTGAATGCCCTCAGCTTGCGGCTTCGTTAA
- a CDS encoding 1-acyl-sn-glycerol-3-phosphate acyltransferase, translated as MPPLVPSPSDGSAVVTSVTPKPSLMYQLVSYLLVFPVFRGLLKGRTSGNALVPLQGPLVVVANHGSHLDPPLLGHALGRPVAFMAKAELFQIPILGSIIRACGAYPVKRGASDREAIRTATARLEEGWAIGVFLDGTRQPDGRVNQPRPGSALLAARSGAPLLPVAIINSHRALGGGRSWPRLVPVALRIGEPIPAPTSRRKPELEATTQELQRRINALIDQGVGNP; from the coding sequence ATGCCCCCTCTTGTGCCCAGCCCGAGCGACGGCTCTGCTGTTGTGACATCAGTCACGCCAAAACCGAGCCTGATGTACCAGCTCGTGAGCTACTTGCTGGTGTTTCCTGTCTTTCGAGGACTCTTGAAAGGGCGCACGAGCGGCAACGCCTTGGTGCCTCTTCAAGGGCCATTGGTCGTGGTCGCTAATCACGGTTCCCATCTCGACCCGCCTTTGCTTGGCCACGCCCTGGGTCGTCCTGTGGCGTTCATGGCCAAAGCCGAACTGTTCCAGATTCCAATCTTGGGGAGCATTATTCGCGCCTGCGGTGCTTATCCGGTGAAACGGGGAGCAAGTGATCGAGAAGCGATTCGTACAGCCACAGCTCGACTTGAAGAAGGCTGGGCGATCGGTGTCTTTCTTGATGGCACCCGTCAACCGGACGGCCGCGTGAATCAACCAAGACCAGGCTCAGCCTTGCTTGCTGCGCGCAGTGGAGCCCCCCTTCTCCCTGTGGCAATCATCAACAGCCATCGCGCCCTAGGCGGGGGGAGAAGCTGGCCAAGACTCGTTCCCGTGGCACTTCGCATCGGAGAGCCAATCCCTGCGCCGACCAGTCGGAGAAAGCCTGAACTAGAGGCCACCACCCAGGAGCTTCAGCGGCGAATCAATGCCTTGATCGATCAAGGCGTGGGAAATCCTTGA
- the radA gene encoding DNA repair protein RadA produces the protein MSRPASIFVCQSCGAQTRQFFGRCSSCGSWNSLVEQTAPKHDGRRRRAPAESAASPVARRSTAMADLGDRPIQRLESGYPELDRVLGGGVVPGSLVLVGGDPGIGKSTLLLQSASVMANRLSVLYVSAEESAQQVKLRWLRLGGESEGLQLLAETDLELVLEELEALRPDVAIIDSIQALHDANLSSAPGSVAQVRECAASLQRLAKRQNTALLLVGHVTKEGMLAGPKVLEHLVDAVLTFEGDRFASHRLLRAVKNRFGATHELGVFEMQGQGLVEVNNPSELFLSGDEASGVATIVSCEGTRPLVVDLQALVSTTSYASPRRTATGIAVNRLHQILAVLEKHMGLPLSRFDCYLAVAGGLDVEEPAADLGVAAAVVASYRDLILPAGTVLLGELGLGGQLRPVGQLELRLQEAVRLGFRRAVVPKGCGLGTGEASLDLELHEAGSITEALVLALGVNPADDQA, from the coding sequence GTGTCCCGACCCGCTTCAATTTTTGTTTGCCAGAGCTGTGGTGCTCAGACTCGGCAGTTTTTTGGCCGTTGCAGCAGTTGCGGGAGCTGGAATTCTCTTGTCGAGCAAACCGCTCCGAAACACGACGGCCGGCGCAGACGCGCTCCTGCCGAGTCAGCAGCGTCTCCAGTGGCGCGACGTTCCACCGCCATGGCCGATCTGGGTGATCGGCCGATTCAGCGTCTTGAGAGCGGCTACCCAGAATTGGATCGAGTCTTGGGCGGTGGAGTTGTACCCGGTTCGCTTGTGCTGGTCGGGGGTGACCCAGGAATTGGCAAAAGCACGCTGCTGCTGCAAAGCGCATCGGTTATGGCGAACCGGCTTTCCGTTTTGTATGTCAGTGCTGAGGAATCAGCCCAGCAAGTGAAGTTGCGCTGGTTGCGTTTGGGTGGAGAGAGCGAGGGGCTCCAACTGCTTGCCGAAACAGATTTGGAGTTGGTGTTGGAAGAACTCGAGGCTCTGCGGCCCGATGTGGCGATCATCGACAGCATTCAGGCCCTTCATGACGCCAACCTGTCGAGTGCGCCGGGATCAGTGGCTCAAGTGCGGGAATGTGCAGCGTCTTTGCAGCGATTGGCTAAGCGTCAGAACACGGCTTTGCTGCTTGTCGGCCATGTAACCAAGGAGGGAATGTTGGCAGGACCAAAGGTTCTCGAGCATTTGGTAGATGCCGTGCTCACCTTTGAGGGGGATCGTTTTGCCAGTCATCGACTCCTGCGTGCCGTTAAAAATCGCTTTGGCGCTACCCATGAACTGGGCGTCTTCGAAATGCAGGGCCAAGGTCTTGTGGAGGTCAACAACCCGAGCGAGCTGTTCCTGAGTGGAGATGAGGCCAGCGGAGTTGCCACGATCGTGTCCTGTGAGGGCACCAGGCCTCTTGTTGTGGATCTTCAGGCCTTGGTGAGTACTACGAGCTATGCCAGTCCAAGACGGACGGCCACAGGGATTGCTGTGAATCGTTTGCATCAGATCTTGGCGGTGCTGGAAAAGCACATGGGCCTGCCCCTGTCACGTTTTGACTGCTACCTCGCGGTGGCTGGTGGTCTCGATGTGGAGGAGCCTGCGGCTGATTTGGGCGTGGCTGCTGCTGTTGTGGCGAGTTATCGCGATCTCATCTTGCCGGCAGGCACCGTTCTGCTAGGTGAACTTGGCCTTGGTGGGCAGCTCAGGCCTGTTGGTCAGTTGGAGTTGCGCTTGCAAGAGGCCGTTCGTCTTGGATTCAGACGAGCGGTGGTTCCCAAAGGCTGCGGTCTCGGAACGGGGGAGGCCAGCTTGGACCTGGAGCTGCACGAAGCTGGATCGATCACGGAAGCTCTGGTCCTTGCTTTGGGTGTGAACCCTGCCGATGACCAAGCATGA
- a CDS encoding beta-ketoacyl-ACP synthase III — translation MALVASGSAQANQTISNAALSERVQTSDEWIRTRTGIQSRRVSTPEESLNDLAVRAGQKALEMAQWEPDSLDLVLLATSTPDDLFGSAPRVQAGLKAQNAVAFDLTAACSGFLFALVTAAQYLRTGAMQRVLVIGADQLSRFVDWDDRSTCVLFGDGAGAVALEATSAEADGLLGFRLRSDGSRGHSLTLPQIPTSLPLVNTTRHQCGGYLPIQMNGQEVYKFAVREVPAILKELLEQTATTPDQLDWLLLHQANQRILDAVADRFSIPHSKVLSNLAHYGNTSASTIPLMLDEAVRDGRVRPGHLLASSGFGAGLSWGAALLRWQGPA, via the coding sequence ATGGCTCTGGTCGCAAGTGGCAGCGCCCAGGCGAACCAAACCATCAGCAATGCTGCCCTCAGCGAGCGGGTGCAGACCAGCGACGAATGGATTCGCACCCGTACAGGAATTCAGTCTCGGCGCGTCAGCACCCCGGAGGAATCGCTGAACGATCTGGCTGTCCGTGCTGGCCAAAAAGCCCTGGAGATGGCCCAGTGGGAGCCTGACAGCCTCGACCTGGTGTTGCTTGCCACCTCCACCCCTGACGACCTATTTGGATCTGCACCAAGGGTTCAGGCCGGATTGAAAGCGCAGAATGCCGTGGCCTTTGACCTCACGGCGGCCTGTAGCGGCTTCCTTTTCGCCCTCGTTACAGCCGCTCAGTATCTACGTACAGGCGCCATGCAACGGGTGCTGGTGATCGGTGCCGACCAGTTGAGCCGCTTTGTCGACTGGGACGACAGAAGCACCTGTGTGCTCTTCGGTGACGGGGCTGGCGCCGTTGCCCTCGAAGCCACCTCTGCAGAGGCCGACGGCTTACTGGGTTTCCGCTTGCGCAGCGACGGCAGCCGCGGCCATTCCCTGACCTTGCCGCAGATCCCCACCAGTCTTCCTCTGGTCAACACCACCCGCCATCAATGCGGCGGCTATCTGCCGATTCAGATGAATGGACAAGAGGTGTACAAATTTGCCGTGCGCGAAGTGCCAGCCATCCTCAAAGAGCTTCTGGAGCAAACAGCCACAACTCCAGACCAACTGGACTGGCTTCTGCTTCATCAGGCGAACCAGCGCATTTTGGATGCAGTGGCGGATCGATTTTCAATCCCTCACTCCAAGGTCTTGAGCAACTTGGCGCACTACGGCAACACCTCTGCCTCCACGATCCCGCTCATGCTTGACGAAGCCGTGCGCGACGGCCGCGTTAGACCTGGTCACCTTTTAGCGAGTAGTGGCTTTGGAGCTGGCCTCAGTTGGGGAGCCGCATTGTTGCGTTGGCAAGGTCCCGCCTAG
- the tsaB gene encoding tRNA (adenosine(37)-N6)-threonylcarbamoyltransferase complex dimerization subunit type 1 TsaB, which produces MSRWLLAMHSSSETLGLAVCDANDPAGGTRILSRPMGRQLTNGLIPAVDELLPRAEWASIGRLAVSTGPGGFTGTRLTVVMARTLAQQLGCPLHGESSFALMAPRLSQTLPATQALQPFSIVQPLPRRGRVAGRYRLRSGSAPVEELERPRLLREDEHPSPALTMELDVASDVQHLLELCCQWEQADTPGPWEPVLPIYPTSPVGPV; this is translated from the coding sequence ATGAGCCGCTGGCTGCTGGCTATGCATAGCTCCAGTGAAACCCTCGGCCTTGCCGTTTGCGACGCTAACGACCCCGCTGGGGGAACTCGCATCCTGTCTCGCCCGATGGGACGCCAGCTCACGAATGGTTTGATTCCTGCTGTCGATGAACTGCTGCCTCGAGCGGAATGGGCTTCGATTGGCCGTTTGGCAGTGAGTACCGGTCCTGGAGGGTTCACGGGGACTCGCTTGACCGTGGTGATGGCACGCACCCTGGCCCAGCAGTTGGGGTGCCCTTTGCATGGTGAGAGCAGTTTCGCTTTGATGGCCCCACGGTTATCGCAGACCTTGCCGGCCACTCAGGCATTGCAGCCCTTCTCAATTGTGCAGCCCCTTCCCCGTCGTGGTCGAGTGGCTGGGCGCTACCGCCTACGTTCAGGCTCAGCCCCTGTGGAGGAGCTGGAACGTCCTCGTTTACTCAGAGAGGACGAGCACCCATCTCCCGCGCTGACCATGGAGCTTGATGTTGCGTCGGATGTGCAGCATCTGCTTGAACTCTGTTGCCAATGGGAGCAGGCGGACACCCCAGGTCCCTGGGAGCCTGTGCTGCCCATTTACCCCACGTCGCCTGTGGGACCCGTCTAA
- the plsX gene encoding phosphate acyltransferase PlsX: MHPKDPEFSPADEARSKPRRSKAVRRLVIWYRRNSAVTSLVDTATTSASAASNVAESVGSMAGSVVTNAGSMAGQMLQPMMDPLRRLQSTEVGDDGLIKDSDRLWVAVDGMGGDHSPGEILEGSLQAIDRLPLRIRFIGETNRVMEAAETSGLTGPLNNAINAGHLELIPSGPSVEMHEEATVVRRKRDASVNVAMDLVKRGDALAIYSAGNSGAVMASAIFRLGRLAGIDRPAIGALFPTKDPGQPVLVLDVGANMDCKPAYMHQFALLGNIYCRDVLQVDRPRIGLLNIGEEECKGNELALRTHELLREETRLHFAGNCEGRDVLSGEFDVVVCDGFTGNVLLKFLESVGSVLLGVLRAELPRGRRGKVGSAFLRSNLKRIKKRLDHAEHGGALLLGVNGICVIGHGSSKALSVVSALRLAHSAASHGVMDDLAELSKPTTLKS, encoded by the coding sequence TTGCACCCGAAGGATCCTGAATTCAGCCCGGCCGACGAAGCCCGGAGCAAACCACGCCGATCAAAGGCGGTAAGGAGACTTGTGATTTGGTATCGGCGCAATAGCGCCGTAACCAGTCTCGTCGACACCGCTACCACCTCTGCCAGCGCTGCGAGCAACGTGGCTGAATCGGTCGGATCGATGGCAGGAAGCGTCGTCACCAACGCCGGAAGCATGGCTGGACAGATGCTCCAACCCATGATGGACCCTCTGCGCCGCTTGCAAAGCACAGAGGTGGGTGATGACGGACTGATCAAGGACAGTGATCGCCTTTGGGTAGCAGTGGATGGAATGGGTGGAGACCATTCCCCTGGGGAGATCCTGGAGGGCTCTCTTCAAGCCATCGATCGGCTGCCCTTGAGAATCCGCTTTATCGGTGAGACCAACCGGGTCATGGAGGCCGCTGAGACCTCTGGACTCACAGGACCGCTCAACAACGCGATCAACGCAGGGCATCTGGAGCTGATCCCCAGCGGACCTTCAGTGGAGATGCACGAGGAAGCCACAGTTGTGCGCAGGAAGCGCGATGCCAGCGTGAATGTGGCCATGGATCTGGTGAAACGCGGAGACGCCTTGGCGATTTACTCCGCGGGAAATTCTGGTGCCGTGATGGCTTCGGCCATCTTTCGCCTCGGTCGCCTAGCAGGGATCGATCGACCCGCCATTGGAGCCCTGTTCCCCACCAAAGACCCCGGCCAGCCCGTGCTGGTGCTGGATGTGGGAGCAAATATGGACTGCAAACCTGCCTACATGCATCAATTTGCTTTGCTCGGCAACATCTATTGCCGCGACGTTCTCCAAGTTGATCGCCCTCGAATTGGCTTACTCAACATTGGAGAAGAGGAATGCAAGGGCAATGAACTAGCTCTACGCACCCACGAATTACTGCGCGAGGAAACCCGTCTTCATTTCGCAGGAAATTGCGAAGGAAGAGATGTTCTCTCCGGTGAATTTGATGTGGTGGTTTGCGATGGTTTTACGGGCAATGTGCTGCTCAAATTCCTTGAATCCGTCGGCAGTGTTTTGCTCGGTGTGCTCAGGGCTGAATTGCCGAGGGGCCGCCGCGGAAAAGTTGGCTCAGCCTTCCTACGCAGCAATCTCAAACGCATCAAGAAACGGCTCGACCACGCTGAACACGGCGGCGCACTTCTCCTTGGCGTGAATGGCATTTGCGTGATCGGCCATGGAAGCAGCAAAGCCCTCTCCGTGGTGAGCGCTCTGCGCTTGGCTCACTCCGCTGCAAGTCATGGTGTGATGGACGATCTCGCCGAACTCAGCAAGCCAACAACGCTCAAAAGCTGA
- a CDS encoding Ycf34 family protein, with the protein MCICVDCRWVDRCQAYHAVERQHGVAHLTDKPDVSPQDPRIHISLHDLSGGGVGVEWDVRACASFEADYGRWQRLRPEQEVPR; encoded by the coding sequence ATGTGCATCTGCGTGGATTGCCGCTGGGTGGATCGTTGTCAGGCTTATCACGCTGTGGAACGGCAGCATGGTGTGGCTCATCTCACTGACAAGCCTGACGTGAGTCCCCAAGATCCCCGCATTCATATCAGTCTTCATGACCTCAGCGGGGGTGGCGTCGGCGTGGAATGGGATGTGAGAGCTTGCGCCAGCTTTGAGGCTGATTACGGACGATGGCAGCGATTGCGCCCGGAGCAGGAGGTACCCCGATGA
- a CDS encoding photosystem I assembly protein Ycf3, with amino-acid sequence MESHLFWLPVPRSNRNDNFIDKSFTVMADLIVKLLPINARAKEAYVYYRDGLSAQNDGDYAEALENYEESLKLEENAIDRGETLKNIAIIYMSNGEEERALETYQKALDENPKQPSCLKNMGLIYEKRGRTAEEDGRRDDADGWFDLAADVWTQAVRLNPGGYLDIENWLKSTGRSNVDVYF; translated from the coding sequence ATGGAGTCACACCTTTTTTGGCTTCCTGTGCCGCGCAGCAACCGAAACGACAATTTCATCGACAAAAGCTTCACGGTCATGGCCGATCTCATCGTGAAGCTACTGCCGATTAATGCCCGTGCCAAAGAAGCTTATGTGTATTACCGCGACGGGCTCTCAGCCCAGAACGACGGTGATTACGCCGAAGCCTTGGAAAACTACGAGGAAAGCCTGAAGCTTGAGGAGAACGCGATCGATAGGGGCGAGACCCTCAAAAACATCGCCATCATCTATATGAGCAATGGTGAGGAAGAGCGAGCGCTGGAGACCTACCAAAAGGCCTTGGATGAGAACCCCAAGCAACCGTCATGCCTGAAAAACATGGGCCTGATTTATGAAAAACGCGGTCGCACTGCGGAAGAAGACGGTCGACGTGATGATGCGGATGGCTGGTTTGACCTAGCAGCAGATGTTTGGACCCAAGCCGTCAGGCTGAATCCAGGTGGCTATCTCGATATTGAGAACTGGCTGAAATCAACTGGCCGCAGCAACGTGGATGTGTACTTCTGA
- a CDS encoding YdcF family protein, whose amino-acid sequence MAPGWRSSLVILAALAWASTTGPLKPFRQALTTVEPPQRILVLGGDLDRERVGLRLAQQLELPLVVSGGSNPEYAQWLLRDAGIDQRRVVLDYRAKDTFTNFTSLVDDLKREGVKHVYLVTSEDHLPRAMTVGRLVAGSRGIRLTGVPVACQPSCRKETLGKRLGDGMRALTWVITGRDLKPWALRNWPQGFPTP is encoded by the coding sequence ATGGCCCCAGGTTGGCGCTCCTCGCTCGTGATCCTTGCTGCTCTGGCCTGGGCGAGCACGACAGGGCCCTTAAAGCCCTTCCGTCAGGCCCTCACGACGGTTGAGCCTCCGCAACGGATTCTTGTGCTGGGTGGAGATCTCGATCGCGAACGGGTGGGACTGCGCTTGGCGCAGCAGTTGGAGCTCCCTTTGGTGGTTAGTGGCGGCAGCAATCCGGAGTACGCGCAATGGCTCTTACGGGATGCGGGGATAGACCAACGCCGGGTTGTGCTCGATTACAGAGCCAAAGACACCTTCACCAATTTCACATCCTTGGTGGATGACTTGAAACGCGAGGGTGTGAAGCACGTTTATCTGGTTACGAGCGAAGATCATCTGCCCCGTGCCATGACCGTGGGACGGCTGGTGGCGGGAAGCCGAGGGATTCGCCTCACCGGGGTGCCAGTTGCGTGTCAGCCCTCCTGTCGAAAGGAGACGTTGGGAAAGCGCTTGGGTGATGGGATGAGGGCGCTGACCTGGGTCATCACAGGTCGAGACCTCAAGCCCTGGGCGCTAAGGAATTGGCCTCAAGGATTTCCCACGCCTTGA
- the rpaB gene encoding response regulator transcription factor RpaB, whose amino-acid sequence MTATAASKETILVVDDEASIRRILETRLSMIGYNVVTACDGTEALESFEQCNPDLVVLDVMMPKLDGYGVCQELRKESDVPIVMLTALGDVADRITGLELGADDYVVKPFSPKELEARIRCVLRRVEKEQVAGIPNSGIIQVADLRIDTNKRQVFRADERIRLTGMEFSLLELLVGRSGEPFSRGEILKDVWGYTPERHVDTRVVDVHISRLRSKLEDDPANPELILTARGTGYLFQRIIDSVAPEGS is encoded by the coding sequence ATGACGGCCACAGCCGCCAGCAAAGAAACCATTCTCGTTGTGGACGACGAGGCCAGTATTCGACGCATTCTGGAAACTCGTCTGTCGATGATTGGCTACAACGTTGTAACGGCCTGCGACGGCACTGAAGCTCTCGAAAGCTTTGAACAGTGCAATCCCGATCTGGTGGTCTTGGACGTGATGATGCCCAAGCTTGACGGCTACGGCGTCTGCCAAGAATTGCGCAAGGAGTCGGATGTTCCGATCGTGATGCTCACCGCTTTGGGTGACGTTGCAGACCGGATTACCGGCCTTGAGCTCGGTGCTGACGACTACGTCGTCAAACCGTTTAGTCCCAAAGAGCTTGAAGCAAGAATCCGCTGCGTTCTTCGCCGAGTTGAAAAAGAACAGGTCGCTGGAATCCCCAATTCTGGGATTATTCAAGTAGCAGATCTACGCATCGACACCAATAAGCGCCAGGTGTTTCGTGCGGATGAACGGATTCGTCTCACCGGAATGGAGTTCAGCCTCCTGGAACTGCTGGTGGGTCGCTCCGGTGAACCGTTCAGCCGCGGTGAAATCTTGAAGGATGTCTGGGGGTATACGCCTGAACGCCACGTGGATACCAGGGTCGTGGATGTTCATATCTCGCGGCTTCGCTCCAAACTCGAAGACGATCCGGCCAATCCCGAGCTGATCCTCACGGCTAGGGGAACCGGTTACTTGTTCCAGCGCATCATCGATTCCGTTGCACCCGAAGGATCCTGA